The Azospirillum brasilense genome window below encodes:
- a CDS encoding ABC transporter substrate-binding protein codes for MTITRLFLAAATAAVALTSAAAFAQTKTVAITAIVEHPALDATRDGVIEALKAAGYTPGDTLKVEYQSAQGNPATAAQIARQFAGARPDVIVPISTPSAQAVVASTRDIPVVFTAVTDPVGAQLVRSLDKPGANVTGVSDMAPVAEHVALIREIVPSVKRLGVLYNAGEPNSVSLVKALKAEAQKAGLTVVEATATKSADAQPAARSLVGKADAIYVPLDNTVVSALESVVAVGQQAKLPVFSADTDSVARGTVASIGFDYRQVGRQTGEAVVRILKGEKPGDVPVTFAKGTDLFVNPKSAAAMGVTIPEAVIQRATKVVGQ; via the coding sequence ATGACGATCACCCGCCTGTTTCTCGCCGCCGCCACGGCGGCCGTCGCGCTGACCAGCGCCGCCGCCTTCGCCCAGACCAAGACCGTCGCGATCACCGCCATCGTCGAGCATCCAGCGCTGGACGCCACGCGCGACGGCGTGATCGAGGCGCTGAAGGCCGCGGGCTACACGCCGGGTGACACCCTGAAGGTCGAGTATCAGAGCGCCCAGGGCAACCCCGCAACCGCCGCGCAAATCGCGCGCCAGTTCGCCGGCGCCCGTCCGGACGTGATCGTTCCGATCTCCACCCCCTCGGCCCAGGCCGTCGTCGCCTCGACCCGCGACATTCCGGTGGTCTTCACCGCGGTGACCGACCCGGTCGGCGCGCAGCTCGTCCGCAGCCTCGACAAGCCGGGCGCCAACGTCACCGGCGTGTCGGACATGGCCCCGGTGGCCGAGCATGTTGCGCTGATCCGCGAGATCGTGCCGTCGGTCAAGCGTCTGGGTGTCCTCTACAACGCCGGCGAGCCGAACTCCGTCTCGCTGGTCAAGGCGCTGAAGGCCGAGGCACAGAAGGCCGGGCTGACCGTGGTCGAGGCGACCGCCACCAAATCCGCCGACGCCCAACCCGCCGCCCGCAGCCTCGTCGGCAAGGCCGACGCGATCTACGTGCCGCTGGACAACACGGTCGTCTCGGCGCTGGAGAGCGTCGTCGCGGTGGGCCAGCAGGCCAAGCTGCCGGTCTTCTCCGCCGACACCGACAGCGTGGCGCGCGGCACGGTGGCCTCCATCGGCTTCGACTACCGGCAGGTCGGCCGCCAGACCGGCGAGGCGGTGGTCCGCATCCTGAAGGGCGAGAAGCCGGGCGACGTTCCGGTGACCTTCGCCAAGGGCACCGACCTGTTCGTGAATCCGAAGTCCGCGGCGGCGATGGGCGTGACCATTCCCGAGGCGGTGATCCAGCGCGCGACCAAGGTGGTCGGGCAGTAA
- the serB gene encoding phosphoserine phosphatase SerB — MSAVVTLIAAASAVLDEQAVQAARASLTALGADTAKPDWLAPDRACDIAEEGLVPEQAEAAVRRALGGLAVDVIAQKPGNRKKRLLVADMESTIIEQEMLDELGDYVGLKDHIAAITARAMNGEIDFKGAVRERVALLKGLNESVVDEVWQRATLMPGAKTLVSTMRTNGATCVLVSGGFRCFTERVRQWVGFDDDRGNVLEVVDGVMTGAVVEPILDKDSKLEALLAYAGERHVPTVETMSVGDGANDLPMLLAAGLGVAFHAKPTVAAQARARVDHGDLTALLFAQGYRIGEFVEG; from the coding sequence ATGAGCGCTGTCGTTACGCTGATCGCCGCCGCCTCCGCCGTTCTCGACGAGCAGGCCGTGCAGGCCGCCCGCGCGTCCCTGACCGCGCTGGGGGCCGACACCGCCAAGCCGGACTGGCTGGCGCCGGACCGCGCCTGCGACATCGCCGAGGAAGGCTTGGTGCCCGAGCAGGCCGAAGCCGCCGTCCGCCGCGCGCTTGGTGGCCTTGCCGTGGACGTCATCGCCCAGAAGCCGGGCAACCGGAAGAAGCGCCTGCTGGTCGCCGACATGGAATCGACGATCATCGAGCAGGAGATGCTGGACGAGCTGGGCGATTACGTCGGGCTGAAGGACCACATCGCTGCGATCACCGCCCGCGCCATGAACGGCGAGATCGACTTCAAGGGCGCGGTGCGCGAGCGGGTCGCCCTGCTGAAGGGCCTGAACGAGAGCGTCGTCGACGAGGTGTGGCAGCGCGCCACCCTGATGCCGGGCGCCAAGACTCTGGTTTCCACCATGCGCACCAACGGGGCGACCTGCGTGCTGGTCTCCGGCGGTTTCCGCTGCTTCACGGAGCGTGTACGCCAGTGGGTCGGCTTCGACGATGACCGTGGCAACGTGCTGGAGGTGGTGGACGGCGTCATGACCGGCGCGGTGGTCGAGCCGATCCTCGACAAGGACAGCAAGCTGGAGGCCCTGCTCGCCTACGCCGGGGAGCGCCACGTCCCGACCGTCGAGACGATGTCCGTCGGCGACGGCGCCAACGACCTGCCGATGCTGCTGGCCGCCGGGCTTGGCGTTGCCTTCCACGCCAAGCCGACGGTGGCCGCCCAGGCCCGCGCCCGCGTGGACCATGGCGACCTGACCGCCCTGCTGTTCGCCCAGGGCTACCGGATCGGCGAATTCGTGGAGGGCTGA
- a CDS encoding monovalent cation:proton antiporter-2 (CPA2) family protein: MPDFVTLVVLLAAVVLAVPVAKRIGFGGPLGYLAAGLAIGPGGLGLVTDVEAIRHVSELGVIMLLFLIGLELRPARLWVMRRSVLGLGGAQVAVTAVVIAAATIVLLGFTPAAAAVTGFGLSLSSTAMVLPMLAERELLTTNAGRSAFSILLFQDLAIIPAVALLPLLGHGAGEVPDAGTAWLAVLKAGGAIAVILAGGRYLLRPVLRIVDGARTPEIFTATALLIVLGTALFAAWAGLSMSLGAFMAGVLLSDSEYRHEVQADIAPFEGLLLGLFFVSVGMGADVAALMAEPVRYLSLALGLMALKAAVLFGLARLSGLRPGGSTRLSTVLSQGGEFGFVLFGLAVGVGAMSGGQAATAMLVVTLSMIATPFVFAAEERWLAPRLIVKPVRPYDTIAPDGEPPVLICGFGRVGQIVGRVLRLRGIPFTALEQSAEQVDVVRRFGNKVYYGDPSRLDLLRAAGADKAKVLVVALEDMEQSLRVVELATRHFPHLVIHARARNRRHAHFLMDRGVTHFVRETFDSSLRLTGGVLESLGLPPEETRHTLETFREHDERTLIRQHAVHHDENRLIQTSRQAAAELQALFEADREEPEGERDRKSV; encoded by the coding sequence ATGCCGGATTTCGTGACGTTGGTGGTGCTGCTGGCCGCCGTGGTCCTGGCGGTGCCGGTGGCCAAGCGGATCGGCTTCGGCGGGCCGCTCGGCTATCTCGCGGCGGGGCTGGCCATCGGGCCGGGCGGGCTCGGGCTGGTGACGGACGTCGAGGCGATCCGGCACGTCTCGGAACTCGGCGTCATCATGCTGCTGTTCCTGATCGGGCTGGAGTTGCGCCCCGCCCGCCTCTGGGTGATGCGACGATCGGTCCTGGGGCTCGGCGGCGCGCAGGTCGCGGTGACCGCCGTCGTGATCGCCGCCGCCACCATTGTCCTGTTGGGATTCACCCCCGCCGCCGCTGCGGTGACCGGATTCGGTCTTTCCCTCTCCTCCACCGCCATGGTGCTGCCCATGCTGGCGGAGCGGGAGTTGCTGACCACCAACGCCGGGCGCAGCGCCTTCTCCATCCTGCTCTTCCAGGACCTCGCCATCATCCCCGCCGTGGCGCTGCTGCCCCTGCTCGGTCATGGCGCCGGAGAGGTGCCGGACGCCGGAACCGCGTGGCTGGCCGTGCTGAAGGCCGGCGGAGCGATCGCGGTGATCCTGGCCGGCGGGCGCTACCTGCTGCGCCCGGTGCTGCGCATCGTGGACGGCGCTCGGACGCCGGAGATCTTCACCGCCACCGCCCTGCTGATCGTGCTGGGCACCGCCCTGTTCGCCGCCTGGGCGGGGCTGTCCATGTCGCTCGGCGCCTTCATGGCCGGGGTGCTGCTGTCCGATTCGGAGTACCGGCACGAGGTGCAGGCGGACATCGCGCCCTTCGAGGGGCTGCTGCTCGGCCTGTTCTTCGTGTCGGTGGGCATGGGGGCCGATGTCGCGGCGCTGATGGCCGAGCCGGTGCGTTACCTGTCGCTGGCGCTCGGGCTGATGGCCTTGAAGGCGGCGGTCCTGTTCGGACTGGCCCGCCTGTCCGGGCTGCGTCCGGGCGGCTCGACGCGGCTGTCCACCGTGTTGAGCCAGGGCGGCGAGTTCGGCTTCGTGCTGTTCGGGCTGGCCGTCGGCGTCGGGGCGATGAGCGGGGGGCAGGCGGCGACGGCCATGCTGGTGGTCACGCTGTCGATGATCGCCACCCCCTTCGTCTTCGCGGCGGAGGAGCGCTGGCTGGCGCCGCGGCTGATCGTGAAGCCCGTCCGTCCCTACGATACCATCGCGCCGGACGGCGAGCCGCCGGTGCTGATCTGCGGCTTCGGCCGGGTCGGGCAGATCGTCGGGCGAGTGCTGCGGCTGCGCGGCATCCCCTTCACGGCGCTGGAGCAGAGCGCCGAGCAGGTCGACGTCGTGCGGCGATTCGGCAACAAGGTCTATTACGGCGACCCGTCGCGGCTCGACCTGCTGCGCGCGGCCGGGGCCGACAAGGCCAAGGTGCTGGTGGTCGCGCTGGAAGACATGGAGCAGTCGCTGCGCGTGGTGGAGCTGGCGACGCGCCATTTCCCGCACCTCGTCATCCACGCCCGCGCCCGCAACCGCCGCCACGCCCATTTCCTGATGGACCGCGGGGTCACGCATTTCGTGCGCGAGACCTTCGATTCCAGCCTGCGCCTGACCGGCGGCGTTCTGGAATCGCTGGGCCTGCCGCCGGAGGAGACGCGGCACACGCTGGAGACTTTCCGCGAGCATGACGAGCGCACGCTGATCCGGCAGCACGCCGTCCATCACGACGAGAACCGCCTGATCCAGACCTCCCGGCAGGCCGCCGCCGAGCTTCAGGCCCTCTTCGAGGCCGACCGCGAGGAACCGGAGGGAGAGCGGGACCGCAAGTCTGTCTGA
- a CDS encoding ABC transporter ATP-binding protein encodes MITVNGIHVTFGRGTPLEKHALRGVDLTIPEGQFVTVIGSNGAGKSTFLGALAGDVIAEEGSIAIDGVDVTRWATPKRASLVARVFQDPMVGSCTALTIEENMALAAARGRRRGLGSALRGDRRRHFRERIAELGLGLENRLHDRMGLLSGGQRQAVSLLMATLAGSKILLLDEHTAALDPGTAEFVLGLTKRIVEENRLTTLMVTHSMRQALDYGDRTVMLHEGRIVLDVSGEQRAGLDVPHLLALFAKQRGGEDITDDSLLIG; translated from the coding sequence ATGATCACGGTCAACGGCATTCACGTCACCTTCGGGCGCGGCACCCCGCTGGAGAAGCACGCCCTGCGCGGCGTCGACCTGACGATCCCGGAAGGGCAGTTCGTCACCGTCATCGGCTCCAACGGCGCCGGCAAGTCCACCTTCCTGGGCGCGCTGGCCGGAGACGTGATCGCCGAGGAGGGCAGCATCGCCATCGACGGGGTGGACGTCACCCGCTGGGCGACACCGAAGCGCGCCTCGCTGGTCGCTCGCGTCTTTCAGGACCCGATGGTCGGAAGCTGCACCGCGCTCACCATCGAAGAGAACATGGCGCTGGCCGCCGCCCGCGGGCGCCGCCGCGGCCTGGGCTCCGCCCTGCGCGGCGACCGCCGCCGGCATTTCCGCGAGCGCATCGCGGAGCTGGGGCTGGGTCTGGAGAACCGGCTGCACGACCGCATGGGCCTGCTGTCCGGCGGGCAGCGCCAAGCGGTCAGCCTGCTGATGGCGACGCTCGCCGGGTCGAAGATCCTGCTGCTCGACGAACACACGGCGGCGCTCGACCCCGGAACGGCGGAGTTCGTTCTGGGCCTGACAAAGCGCATCGTCGAGGAGAACCGGTTGACCACGCTGATGGTCACCCACTCCATGCGGCAGGCGCTGGACTACGGCGACCGCACGGTGATGCTGCACGAGGGACGGATCGTGCTCGACGTGTCGGGGGAGCAGCGCGCCGGGCTGGACGTGCCGCACCTGCTGGCGCTGTTCGCCAAGCAGCGCGGCGGCGAGGACATCACCGACGACAGCCTGCTGATCGGCTGA
- a CDS encoding DUF2065 domain-containing protein, with product MTDFLTALALVLVIEGVLYALFPSAMRRLIVEALTMPENRLRAVGLVTAVAGVGLVWLLRGA from the coding sequence ATGACGGATTTCCTCACCGCGCTGGCCCTGGTCCTGGTGATCGAGGGCGTGCTCTACGCGCTGTTCCCGTCCGCTATGCGGCGTCTGATCGTCGAAGCGCTGACGATGCCGGAGAACCGGCTGCGCGCCGTCGGGCTGGTGACGGCGGTGGCCGGCGTCGGACTTGTCTGGCTTCTGCGGGGCGCCTGA
- a CDS encoding DegQ family serine endoprotease: protein MNPNHPIHRADFGSRLRVVPLIAALLLGLSAAVGTPAMAQSRPAPTSFADLSEKLLPAVVNISTSQAVPQRQQGARPEMPQFPPGSPFEEFFRDFFDRQQQDQPQQPRKSTSLGSGFIIDAKNGYVVTNNHVIQDADEITVILQDDTNIKAELIGKDPKTDVALLKITTNHPLVAVPFGDSDAMRVGDWVLAIGNPFGLGGSVTAGIISARQRDINAGPYDDFLQTDASINRGNSGGPMFNLNGEVIGINTAIFSPSGGSVGIGFAIPSNLAKQVVAQLREYGKTRRGWLGVRIQGVTPEIAESLGLQGHKGALVASITPNGPAAKAGIQAGDVVTKFDGKEINEMRRLPRVVAETPIDKAVPIEVWRKGKSQQLQVKVGELEAAEESGLLAANPEEQRRQPQQAPAQKPTETLGLKLTNITPELRQQFEIKPELKGVVVTEVAGNSTASEKGIRAGDVIIEVGQEEVRKPEDVTAKIQKAKEQGKKSILLLVDRHGDLRFVAIPLSQG from the coding sequence TTGAACCCGAACCACCCCATCCACCGCGCCGATTTTGGCAGCCGGCTGCGCGTCGTGCCGCTGATCGCCGCTCTCCTGTTGGGGCTGTCCGCCGCCGTCGGCACCCCCGCCATGGCCCAGTCGCGCCCGGCGCCGACCAGCTTCGCCGACCTGTCGGAAAAGCTGCTGCCCGCCGTGGTCAACATCTCCACCAGCCAGGCGGTGCCGCAGCGCCAGCAGGGCGCCCGTCCCGAGATGCCGCAGTTCCCGCCGGGCTCGCCGTTCGAGGAGTTCTTCCGCGACTTCTTCGACCGCCAGCAGCAGGACCAGCCGCAGCAGCCGCGCAAGTCCACCTCGCTCGGCTCCGGCTTCATCATCGACGCCAAGAACGGCTACGTGGTCACCAACAACCACGTCATCCAGGACGCCGACGAGATCACCGTCATCCTGCAGGACGACACCAACATCAAGGCGGAGCTGATCGGCAAGGACCCGAAGACCGACGTCGCCCTGCTGAAGATCACCACCAACCATCCGCTGGTCGCCGTTCCCTTCGGCGATTCGGACGCCATGCGCGTGGGCGACTGGGTGCTGGCCATCGGCAACCCGTTCGGCCTGGGCGGCTCAGTCACCGCCGGCATCATCTCGGCCCGCCAGCGCGACATCAACGCCGGTCCCTACGATGACTTCCTGCAGACCGACGCCTCGATCAACCGCGGCAATTCCGGCGGCCCGATGTTCAACCTGAACGGCGAGGTCATCGGCATCAACACGGCGATCTTCTCGCCGTCGGGCGGTTCGGTCGGCATCGGCTTCGCAATCCCGTCCAACCTCGCCAAGCAGGTGGTCGCGCAGCTCCGCGAGTACGGCAAGACCCGCCGCGGCTGGCTGGGCGTGCGCATCCAGGGCGTGACCCCGGAGATCGCCGAGAGCCTGGGGCTGCAGGGCCACAAGGGCGCGCTGGTTGCCTCCATCACCCCGAATGGCCCGGCGGCCAAGGCCGGCATCCAGGCGGGCGACGTGGTGACCAAGTTCGACGGCAAGGAAATCAACGAGATGCGCCGCCTGCCGCGCGTCGTCGCCGAGACGCCGATCGACAAGGCCGTCCCGATCGAGGTGTGGCGCAAGGGCAAGTCGCAGCAGCTTCAGGTGAAGGTGGGCGAGCTTGAGGCCGCCGAGGAATCGGGTCTTCTCGCCGCAAACCCCGAGGAGCAGCGCCGCCAGCCGCAGCAGGCGCCGGCCCAGAAGCCGACCGAGACGCTGGGTCTGAAGCTGACCAACATCACCCCGGAGCTGCGCCAGCAGTTCGAGATCAAGCCCGAGCTGAAGGGCGTCGTGGTGACCGAGGTGGCCGGCAACTCCACCGCGTCGGAAAAAGGCATCCGCGCCGGCGACGTCATCATCGAGGTCGGCCAGGAGGAGGTCCGCAAGCCGGAGGATGTGACGGCGAAGATCCAGAAGGCCAAGGAGCAAGGAAAGAAGTCCATCCTGCTGCTGGTGGATCGTCACGGCGACCTGCGCTTCGTGGCCATCCCGCTCAGCCAGGGCTGA
- a CDS encoding ABC transporter permease yields the protein MSEIAFFGAVEIGLVYALVALGVYLSFRVLDFPDLTVDGSFPLGAAVCATLLVAGVNPWIASLVAALAGSMAGLVTATLNVRFKILHLLASILTMIALFSVNLRIMGRPNVALLMQDTVLTPFYGLGLPDHVVRPLVVLVVVVVIVLLLSRFLNSEFGLAMRATGVNARMARAQGVQTDFHIYAGMALSNGLCALAGALFAQTNGFADVTTGIGTIVVGLAAVIVGETVLPARAMLWALVGCVVGSILYRLAVQLALSADAIGLQASDLNLVTAVLVAVALILPRMRLKAASKKREAAR from the coding sequence ATGAGTGAAATCGCCTTTTTCGGGGCCGTTGAGATCGGGCTGGTGTACGCGCTGGTCGCCCTCGGCGTGTACCTGTCCTTCCGGGTGCTCGATTTCCCGGACCTGACGGTGGACGGCAGCTTCCCGCTGGGCGCGGCGGTCTGCGCCACGCTGCTGGTTGCCGGGGTCAACCCGTGGATCGCCAGCCTCGTCGCGGCGCTGGCCGGCTCGATGGCCGGGCTGGTCACGGCGACGCTGAACGTCCGCTTCAAGATCCTGCATCTGCTGGCCAGCATCCTGACCATGATCGCGCTGTTCTCGGTGAACCTGCGCATCATGGGCCGCCCGAACGTGGCGCTGCTGATGCAGGACACGGTGCTGACGCCCTTCTACGGGCTGGGGCTGCCCGACCATGTGGTGCGTCCGCTGGTCGTGCTGGTCGTGGTGGTCGTGATCGTCCTGCTGCTGTCCCGCTTCCTGAACAGCGAATTCGGCCTCGCCATGCGGGCGACCGGCGTCAACGCCCGGATGGCCCGCGCGCAGGGCGTGCAGACGGACTTCCACATCTACGCCGGCATGGCTCTGTCGAACGGTCTGTGCGCCCTGGCCGGCGCGCTGTTCGCCCAGACCAACGGCTTCGCCGACGTGACCACCGGCATCGGCACCATCGTGGTCGGTCTGGCGGCGGTGATCGTCGGCGAGACGGTGCTGCCGGCCCGCGCGATGCTGTGGGCGCTGGTCGGCTGCGTCGTCGGCTCCATCCTCTACCGTCTGGCGGTCCAGCTGGCCCTGTCGGCGGACGCCATCGGGCTCCAGGCCTCCGACCTCAACCTCGTCACCGCCGTCCTGGTCGCGGTGGCGCTGATCCTGCCGCGGATGCGGCTGAAAGCTGCGTCGAAGAAGAGAGAGGCCGCCCGATGA
- the hflC gene encoding protease modulator HflC codes for MNRTLLVAGIGILAAGVLASASLFTVNEAQQALVLQFGEPMRVIREPGLKAKVPFIQEVRILDRRVLDLDPPVEQVILADQKRLDVDAFARYRILDPLRFYQTAGNEAVAETRMNAIVNSALRRVLGSVTLLAILSDERPRVMNDIRGQVNDEAKRFGIEIVDVRIRRADLPEETSQSIFARMRSEREREAAEARAQGQEQSQQIRSRADRERTVILAEAQRDSQILRGEGDNQALKMIAEATSQDPQFYSFYRTLEAYRKSLNKDDTTMVLSPTGEFFRYFGDITGGGNGQPAPASGSGAVPQRAPAPATAQQQ; via the coding sequence ATGAACCGCACTTTGTTGGTCGCCGGCATCGGCATCCTCGCCGCGGGCGTGCTCGCCTCGGCCTCGCTGTTCACGGTGAACGAGGCGCAGCAGGCGCTCGTCCTCCAGTTCGGCGAGCCGATGCGCGTCATCCGCGAACCCGGCCTGAAGGCCAAGGTTCCCTTCATCCAGGAAGTCCGCATCCTCGACCGCCGCGTGCTCGACCTCGATCCGCCGGTGGAGCAGGTCATCCTGGCCGACCAGAAGCGCCTGGACGTGGACGCCTTCGCGCGCTACCGCATCCTGGACCCGCTGCGCTTCTACCAGACCGCCGGCAACGAGGCGGTGGCCGAGACGCGGATGAACGCCATCGTGAACTCGGCGCTCCGCCGCGTTCTCGGCAGCGTGACGCTGCTCGCCATCCTGTCGGACGAGCGTCCGCGCGTGATGAACGACATCCGCGGGCAGGTGAACGACGAAGCGAAGCGCTTCGGCATCGAGATCGTCGACGTCCGCATCCGCCGCGCCGACCTGCCGGAGGAGACCAGCCAGTCGATCTTCGCCCGCATGCGGTCGGAGCGTGAGCGCGAAGCCGCCGAGGCCCGCGCCCAAGGTCAGGAGCAGTCGCAGCAGATCCGCTCCCGCGCGGACCGCGAGCGCACCGTCATCCTGGCCGAAGCGCAGCGCGATTCGCAGATCCTGCGCGGTGAAGGCGACAACCAGGCGCTGAAGATGATCGCCGAGGCGACGTCTCAGGACCCGCAGTTCTACAGCTTCTACCGGACGCTCGAAGCCTACCGGAAGTCGCTGAACAAGGACGACACCACCATGGTGCTGTCCCCGACCGGCGAGTTCTTCCGCTACTTCGGCGACATCACCGGCGGCGGCAACGGCCAGCCGGCTCCAGCCTCGGGCAGTGGTGCCGTGCCTCAGCGGGCCCCGGCCCCGGCGACCGCCCAGCAGCAGTAA
- the hflK gene encoding FtsH protease activity modulator HflK: MPWSNQGGGGGGGPWGPPPGGGGQNPWGRPPGGGGGGGGGGGGPQPPDLEDLLRRGQDRLKRVMPGGVGSGRGIALVVGLLAAVWLASGIYRVEADEQGVVLRFGQWVRTEQPGLRYHLPAPIETVLMPKVTRVNRIEVGYRSAGDGRRGDRDVPDESLMLTGDENIIDIDFTVFWVIKDAGEYLFKIRDPEATVKKAAESAMREVIGRTDLQPALTEARQQIETSTRGLLQAMLDDYEAGIEVTQVQLQKADPPSPVIDAFNDVQRARADRERARNEAEAYRNDVIPRARGDAERLIQEASAYREQVVNLAQGDADRFRKVFDAYSTAKDVTAKRMYLETMEEILSGANKVIIDGNAQGAQGVVPYLPLNQLQPAPARPAGQQPAR; this comes from the coding sequence ATGCCGTGGAGCAATCAGGGAGGGGGCGGCGGTGGCGGCCCCTGGGGTCCTCCGCCGGGTGGTGGCGGTCAGAATCCGTGGGGCCGTCCGCCGGGTGGCGGTGGCGGCGGTGGTGGCGGCGGCGGAGGGCCGCAGCCGCCGGACCTGGAGGATCTGCTGCGCCGCGGCCAGGACCGCCTGAAGCGGGTGATGCCGGGCGGCGTCGGCAGCGGCCGGGGCATCGCGCTCGTCGTCGGCCTGCTGGCCGCGGTCTGGCTGGCCAGCGGCATCTACCGCGTCGAGGCGGACGAGCAGGGCGTCGTGCTGCGCTTCGGCCAATGGGTGCGCACCGAGCAGCCCGGTCTGCGCTACCACCTGCCGGCGCCCATCGAAACGGTGCTGATGCCCAAGGTGACGCGCGTCAACCGCATCGAGGTCGGCTACCGCTCGGCCGGCGACGGGCGTCGCGGCGACCGCGACGTTCCCGACGAGTCGCTGATGCTGACCGGCGACGAGAACATCATCGACATCGACTTCACCGTCTTCTGGGTCATCAAGGACGCGGGTGAGTATCTGTTCAAGATCCGCGACCCCGAGGCCACCGTGAAGAAGGCGGCGGAAAGCGCGATGCGCGAGGTGATCGGCCGCACCGACCTGCAGCCGGCCTTGACCGAGGCCCGCCAGCAGATCGAAACCTCCACCCGCGGGCTCCTCCAGGCCATGCTGGACGACTACGAAGCGGGCATCGAGGTGACGCAGGTGCAGTTGCAGAAGGCCGACCCGCCGTCGCCCGTCATCGATGCCTTCAACGACGTGCAGCGTGCCCGCGCCGACCGCGAGCGCGCCCGCAACGAGGCCGAGGCCTACCGGAACGACGTGATCCCGCGCGCCCGAGGCGACGCGGAACGGCTGATCCAGGAAGCCTCCGCCTACCGCGAGCAGGTCGTGAACCTGGCCCAGGGTGACGCCGACCGCTTCCGCAAGGTCTTCGACGCCTACTCGACGGCCAAGGACGTGACCGCCAAGCGCATGTATCTGGAGACCATGGAAGAGATCCTGAGCGGCGCCAACAAGGTCATCATCGACGGCAACGCGCAGGGTGCCCAGGGCGTGGTTCCCTATCTGCCGCTCAACCAGCTCCAGCCTGCTCCGGCGCGGCCCGCCGGCCAGCAGCCGGCCCGTTGA
- the apbC gene encoding iron-sulfur cluster carrier protein ApbC — translation MAQVSEAQVLEALRTVVDPERGKDVVSLGMLSGLVVRDGHVAFSIEVDPKRGAQAEPVRHAAEKAVEALPGVLSVTAVLTAHRPAGQGAAPQQGHGHSHGGHSHGGQGHSHGHSHGQQQAEQKPLVPGVRAIVAVASGKGGVGKSTTASNLALAMAANGLKVGLLDADIYGPSMPRMLGISGRPTSRDGKILEPMENYGIKVMSMGFLVAEDTPMIWRGPMVMSALQQMLRDVNWGTLDVLVVDMPPGTGDAQLTMAQQVPLAGAIIVSTPQDIALLDARKGLNMFRRVDVPVLGIIENMSYFCCPNCGHRTDIFSHGGARKEASDLGMEFLGEVPLHLDIRETADQGQPIVVSQPESEHAKVYRGIAKRLWEKIAGEQGPARAAPRIVVS, via the coding sequence ATGGCGCAGGTCAGCGAAGCTCAAGTCCTTGAAGCTCTGAGGACGGTTGTCGATCCGGAACGGGGCAAGGACGTCGTCAGCCTCGGCATGCTTTCCGGCCTTGTCGTGCGTGACGGGCACGTCGCCTTTTCGATCGAAGTGGACCCCAAGCGCGGCGCCCAGGCCGAGCCGGTGCGCCACGCCGCCGAGAAAGCGGTGGAAGCCCTGCCGGGCGTCCTGTCGGTCACCGCGGTCCTGACGGCGCACCGCCCCGCCGGGCAGGGTGCCGCCCCGCAGCAGGGCCACGGGCATTCCCACGGCGGTCACTCCCATGGCGGCCAAGGCCACTCCCACGGCCATTCCCACGGGCAGCAGCAGGCGGAGCAGAAGCCGCTGGTGCCGGGCGTGAGGGCCATCGTCGCCGTCGCGTCGGGCAAGGGCGGCGTCGGCAAGTCCACCACGGCCAGCAACCTCGCCCTCGCCATGGCGGCGAACGGGTTGAAGGTCGGGCTTCTGGACGCCGACATCTACGGCCCGTCCATGCCGCGCATGCTGGGCATCTCCGGCCGGCCGACCAGCCGCGACGGCAAGATCCTGGAGCCGATGGAGAACTACGGCATCAAGGTGATGTCGATGGGCTTCCTGGTGGCTGAGGACACGCCGATGATCTGGCGCGGCCCGATGGTGATGAGCGCCCTGCAGCAGATGCTGCGCGATGTGAACTGGGGCACGCTCGACGTTCTGGTGGTCGACATGCCGCCGGGCACCGGCGACGCCCAGCTCACCATGGCGCAGCAGGTGCCGCTGGCCGGGGCGATCATCGTCTCGACCCCGCAGGACATCGCCCTGCTCGACGCCCGCAAGGGGTTGAACATGTTCCGCCGCGTGGACGTGCCCGTCCTCGGCATCATCGAGAACATGAGCTACTTCTGCTGCCCGAACTGCGGGCACCGCACGGACATCTTCAGCCACGGCGGCGCCCGCAAGGAGGCGTCGGACCTGGGCATGGAGTTCCTCGGCGAGGTCCCGCTGCATCTCGACATCCGCGAAACCGCCGACCAGGGCCAGCCCATCGTGGTGTCTCAGCCCGAATCGGAGCACGCGAAGGTCTACCGCGGGATTGCCAAGCGCCTGTGGGAGAAGATCGCCGGCGAGCAGGGCCCGGCGCGGGCGGCGCCGCGGATCGTGGTGTCGTAA